In one Saimiri boliviensis isolate mSaiBol1 chromosome 3, mSaiBol1.pri, whole genome shotgun sequence genomic region, the following are encoded:
- the LOC141584066 gene encoding syncytin-1-like, protein MLCILILLLHPRLCPVTKGGLGKPSEDIYTALFGAPCDCKGGTQTNNYATPTYTQVTDCGDKNAYLTYDTNWNGVSSPKWLCVRKPPSIPVINGRPGPCPSECTNNIKSQMHSSCYSSFSQCTQGNNTYFTAILQRTKSTSETSPVTSGLQPHGVLQAGCDGTVGKSVCWNQQAPIHVSDGGGPQDAVRELYVQKQIELVIQSQFPKLSYHPLARSKPRGPDIDAQMLDILSATHQALNISNPSLAQNCWLCLNQGTSMPLAFPVNITSFNASQNNCTPSLPFRVQPTPSQVYPCFFKGAQNNSFDIPVGVANFVNCSSSSNHSEALCPGPGQAFVCGNNLTFTALPANWTGSCVLAALLPDIDIISGDDPVPIPTFDYIAGRQKRAVTLIPLLVGLGVSTAVATGTAGLGVAVQSYTKLSHQLINDVQALSSTINDLQDQLDSLAEVVLQNRRGLDLLTAEQGGICLALQERCCFYANKSGIVRDKIKNLQEDLEQRRKALADNPFLTGLNGLLPYLLPFLGPLFAIILFFSFAPWILRRVTALIRDQLNSLLGKPIQIHYHQLATRDLEYGRL, encoded by the coding sequence atgCTCTGCATCCTCATCCTCCTACTGCACCCACGCCTCTGCCCAGTCACAAAGGGAGGACTTGGAAAGCCATCCGAAGACATTTACACTGCCCTCTTTGGAGCGCCATGTGACTGTAAAGGGGGGACTCAGACCAATAATTACGCCACCCCAACTTACACTCAGGTAACAGATTGTGGGGACAAAAATGCCTATCTTACCTATGACACCAATTGGAATGGAGTATCTTCACCTAAGTGGCTTTGTGTGCGCAAGCCTCCTAGTATACCGGTCATTAATGGCCGCCCAGGCCCGTGCCCAAGCGAGTGCACAAACAACATTAAATCCCAGATGCACTCCTCCTGCTATTCTAGTTTCTCACAGTGTACTCAAggcaataatacttattttactgccattctacaaagaacaaagagcACCTCAGAAACCAGTCCTGTCACCAGCGGCCTACAACCTCATGGGGTCCTCCAGGCCGGATGCGATGGCACGGTTGGAAAATCGGTTTGTTGGAATCAGCAAGCCCCTATTCACGTCTCCGACGGTGGCGGACCCCAAGATGCTGTGAGAGAGctttatgtacaaaaacaaatagagcttGTTATTCAAAGCCAATTCCCTAAGTTATCCTACCACCCCCTAGCTCGCTCAAAACCAAGAGGACCTGACATTGATGCGCAAATGCTTGACATTTTGtcagccacccaccaggccctcaaTATCTCCAACCCCAGCCTAGCCCAAAATTGCTGGTTATGCTTAAATCAAGGTACCTCCATGCCCCTAGCCTTCCCTGTCAATATAACTAGTTTTAATGCCTCACAAAATAATTGCACCCCCAGCTTACCCTTTAGAGTCCAGCCCACGCCTTCCCAAGtatacccttgcttctttaaaggtgcacaaaacaacagctttgatattccggttggcgttgccaactttgtaaactgctccagtagttccaaccacagtgaggccctttgccctggcccaggccaagcttttgtttgcggcaacaacctcacctttactgctctgcctgcaaactggacagggtcatgtgtgttagccgccctcttgccagatatagacattatttctggtgatgaccctgtccctatccctacctttgactatattGCAGGGCGGCAGAAACGAGCCGTTACACTGATTCCCCTACTAGTAGGATTGGGTGTCTCTACAGCAGTCGCTACCGGTACAGCAGGACTCGGGGTGGCTGTTCAATCTTACACAAAACTTTCCCATCAACTTATTAACGACGTCCAAGCCTTGTCTAGCACCATTAATGACTTACAGGACCAACTAGATTCCCTAGCCGAAGTAGTCCTccaaaacagaagaggcttagacctactcactgcagaacagggaggtatctgtttggctctacaggaacgttgctgcttttatgccaacaagtcaggaattgtccgagataaaataaaaaatctacaagaagacCTCGAACAAAGACGCAAGGCACTTGCAGACaatcccttcctcaccggcctcaatggacttctcccttacctcctccccttccttggacccttattcgctatcatcctgttcttctcttttgcccCTTGGATCCTAAGACGAGTAACAGCGTTAATCAGGGATCAGCTCAATTCCCTACTGGGAAAGCCCatacaaatccactatcaccaactagcaacgcgtgatctagaatatggcagactgtag